The nucleotide window CCCTATGCTAGTAAAGATGGCTGAAGCTTATGAGAAAGCACAAGATACTTTCATTCAAGGTGTCCCCGTAGGGGATTCCCTAGGTCCTTTAGTTGCATCGAGGTTTCTAATGTCGATCCCAGAGAAATGGTCACCCAGTAGAGAAGTAGTTGCTGGAGAGACTGTATTTGAAGGAAGAAAACTTATTGTGGTGAAAGCTGAAGGGCCCATGGCAACTGTGGGTACACCCGGAGAAGCTGTTGAAAATATAGTGGAGAGGGAACACGGAAAGGTATCGAGAATAATTACAGTAGATGCAGCTGCGAAATTAGAAGGTGAGAATACAGGCGAGATAGCTGAAGGTACCGGAGTAGCCATGGGCGATCCGGGTCCAGAAAAGATAGCAATAGAAAGGGCTGCTGTAAAGTACAATATTCCTATTGATGCCGTGATTGTTAAAATGAGCTTAGAAGAGGCTATAACGTCTATGCCTCAGGAAGTTTATGAAGCAGCTGATAAAGTTGTCGAAATGGTTAAGAAACTGATACTAGAAAGGACTAAGCCTGGAGATACTGTAGTATTAATAGGCGTAGGGAACACTGTAGGTGTAGCTCAATGAGCCAAAACCAACAGCAACAACAAAAACCTATAATTACTGTTTTAAAATGTTTGAAGTGCGGTTACACTACAGAAAGGCCATTTAGAGAAGGGGATTTCATTCCGAAGATAGAAGGTACATGCCCTAAGGACGGGGCTCCTCTTTTTATTTGGGGGATATACGCAAAGTCTAATCAGCAACAACAAAAGAACAAATAGCGCGTATTAAATCAGATACTTTTTTAAGCTATGAAAGATTAATAGTGATTGCCCACCCGGCCATAGTGGGCGGGCAACACCCGGACTCGTCTCGAACCCGGAAGTTAAGCCGCCCACGTCAGAAGGGCCGTGGGATCCGCGAGGACCCGCAGCCCTTCTG belongs to Stygiolobus caldivivus and includes:
- a CDS encoding DUF1512 domain-containing protein, producing MLDVVEIIALAQSAPSGQINSAYYFLAYIIFFGLIALMSLPGFQQRMYIYFASREIENGLAKIEKSLNAAKSKTKQLLEKQGAPNPDELTKRFADMFTIDPVNVEPTDIISRMRLLIRTSEDRIKGIIMTTLPNVDPVTRSKIEVSAEIINALNTIHKVIRHYLLMGKKLNSYFILIQLQSIVPMLVKMAEAYEKAQDTFIQGVPVGDSLGPLVASRFLMSIPEKWSPSREVVAGETVFEGRKLIVVKAEGPMATVGTPGEAVENIVEREHGKVSRIITVDAAAKLEGENTGEIAEGTGVAMGDPGPEKIAIERAAVKYNIPIDAVIVKMSLEEAITSMPQEVYEAADKVVEMVKKLILERTKPGDTVVLIGVGNTVGVAQ